GCTGTAGTAGAGGGGGATGAGGAACATAAGGACAGTCCACCCCCCCCAGTTGCCGATAAGGGGCGTCTCGTAGGCCCGGGCCAGGAGGAGGGCGAGGGGGGAGAGGAGGATGTAGCTGAGGGCAAGCCAGTTAAAGTTTTTTCGCCAGACTTCTGTAAAAGGGGTACCACTATCTAGGTGGATTATGTACGTTACCGATCCGATATTCGCGACAAAAAAAGCCAGGGAAGCCAGAACAATGCCAAAAGCTGCGCTCAGATTCCAGCTCCCTAGCCAGAGGGGGTTTTCCTGAAAAAAGGTCCACACCAGGGCAGCGAAAGCCGTGGCAAGCCCATCTTGCGAGCGGTTGAAAAGTTCTTTGTACCAGACGCTTCCCCCCCATTGCGCCAAAAAAGCGACCAAAGGAGCCACCCAGGGTGGGGTAAGGATAAGTAGCGCGAGCGCGAAGAGAAAGAGTTGGCTCATGCCCGCACTCAGAGGTAAACGAACTTCTACCCTGACACTCCAAAAAACCAATCCGGCCCAGAAAATTAGGTCCCAAATGTTTAACTGGAGGGGCTTGTCTTTGTATTGCCAAAAGAGGTAAGCTTCTAAGGCCGCAAAGGCTGCGAAGCAACCGAGAACAAAGAGAAGGATGCGCAAGGGTGGTACATCTACGCCTTTGCTTTGCAATAACCTCTTTAAGCTTGGGAGTGCCACGCTATGAGGATAGCATGCTCTGAGGAAAAAGGAAAACTGGCCAGAAACCTGGCCAGTTCTTTTACCTCCAGTGAGCGCTAGCCCCAGCTGCAAGCCCGAGAGCGATCAGAGAGCCGATGAGCGTCAGAGCCTTAGCGATGAGCTTCTTCATCTTCATCCCTCCTTTTCCTCAGCTTCCGGGGGGTCGGCCCCGTTTGCTTGTCTTTCACTTTAGGGGGGGTCTGTCAATACTGTCAAGAGGGGAAGAATAGATATCTACACGATAAAAACTGCCATTACCGCCACATAAACTTGGAACGACGAAGATTTACACTACCCAGCCTAGCACAAGGCCTGCCAGCTGGGTAGAGGTCCTGGTTTGGGGGGGAACCTTCCGGGTTGGGGGAATACGAGGAACAACAAAGAGGCCCGTGGGGCTAACTACCCCACGTGGCCCCAATGGCCCGCTTTAAATGCAACCCCAGAATACACCGGCAATACCCAAAAAATGCGAATCCGCCGAAAATTTACTGCCCCAAATGCACACCCGGAATTAGGGAATTTTGCCGCAGGTTCCCACCCCCTTCAGGTTTAGTTTAGCAAGAAGGGGGACCGGGGCAAGGGCAAAAAAGAACCGCCCCATTGGGGGCGGTGGTTGGTGCCGAGGGGCGGAATCGAACCGCCGACACTGCGATTTTCAGTCGCATGCTCTACCAACTGAGCTACCTCGGCCTGGCGGCCCCGACGGGACTCGAACCCGCGATCTCCCACGTGACAGGCGGGTGTGTTAACCAACTACACCACGGGGCCTAGAGGTTTTGCCGGGTCGGGGGCGTCCGACCGGGCACTTAGGATGATAGCCGGGGGAAAGGGAAGTGTCAAGGTTAACCTGGACCGAGGTCTTCGCCTTTCACCGCACCCGGAGGGGGATTGGCCGGCAGAGCTTGTTGGTGGACCGGGGGGAGTCGGGGTACCGGAACGTCTTCCTTCCGGATGGCCGCATCCTCTACATGGGGGAAGGGAAACGGGGAAACCAGGAGCCCTTGGGGGGCAACTTGAGGCTTCTCCTGGCCCACCAGGAGGGGACCCCTTTTCGGGTTTTCCTCCGGGAAGGGCCCGGGGTTTGGCGGGTGCTCGGGTGCTACCGGGTGGAGGGGTGGCGCTACGCTCTTCTGGAAGAGGAGGGGCGGTACGTGTACTGGTTTACCCTTGCGCCTTGTAGATGCGAAGGAGGCCCTTGAGGGTTAGGTCCTCGTCCACCACGTCAAAGGAGGGGCAGAGGTCCTTGAGGGTGCCGGCGAAGCCTCCGGTGGCGATGACCAAGGCCTCCCCTGCCTCCTCCTTGAAGCGGCGCACCATGCCCTCCACCAAGGCGGCGTAGCCCAGGACGAGCCCCGAGCGCAAGGCGTCCAAGGTGTTCTTGCCCACCACGCCCTTAGGGGGCACCAGGTCTATGCGGGGCAGTTTGGCGGTGCGGGCGGCGAGGGCGTCGGCGGCGGTCTGGGGGCCGATGGTGATGGCCCCGCCCAGGTAGCGGTTGGGGGCTTCTACCAAGTCAAAGGTGGTGGCGGTGCCGAAGTCCACCACGATGTAGCGGCCCGTGGGGCTTGGGTAGCCCAGGGCCCCCACGGCGTTCACCAGGCGGTCCGCCCCCGCCTCCTTTGGGTTGTCTATGAGGACCTGAAGGCCCGTGCTTTCGGCGTCCACCACCTGGGCCCGGATGCCGAAGAGCTTTTCTATAGCCTCCTTCATCTCCCGCTCCACCGGAGGGACCACGCTGGAGAGGAGGGCCGCTTTGGGGGAAGGGAGGCCGTCCAGGGAAAAGAGGTTTTTGAGGAGGACGCGGTACTCGCTTTCCATCCGCATCCGGTCGGTGTGGATGCGGAAGTGGGCGATGAGCTCGTCCCCGGCGAAAACCCCGAGGGCGGTGGAGGTGTTGCCGATGTCCACGGCGAGGAGCATTTAGCCTTCCTCTCCCTCTTCCCAGGGTTCCAGGACCACGCGGGTGGTGATCTCGGCGTTGAGGCTTGCGGAGACGGAGCAGTACTTGGTGTGGGAGAGGTGGACCGCGCGTTCCAGGGCCTCGAGGGTCACCCCCGGCCCCGAGGCGATGTGGGTCACGGTGATGTGGGTATAGCGCCGGGGATGGGTTTCCGCCCGCACCCCCTCCACCTCCACCCGGTAGCGGGCGAGGGGTTGCTTCTTCTTGCGCATGATGTCCACCACGTCGTAGGCGGTGCAGGCCCCTAAGGCCATGAGGAGGAGTTCCATGGGGCGGGGCCCGGTGGCGGGCTGGTCCCCGTCAATCATCACCTTGTCCCCTTGCTCGTTCACCCCAAGGAACCGATGCCCCACGATGTTATGGACCACCACCTTCTTCGTCATGAGCTGGATTTTACCAAGCCCTCGGCTTTGCCGCTAGAATGGGCGTGAATGCGGGTTCTCCTTCTGGTTTTCGCCCTGGTATGGAGCCTGGCCCAAGCCTTTCCCCGCATTGGGGTGCACGAGGGCTTTACCCGGCTGGTGTTTGACCTGCCGGGGAAGGAGGTGGCCTATACCCTGTCCCAGGAAGGGGGCCTTTTGGTCCTTCTCTTTAAGGGGGTGGACGCCGAGGCCAAGGACCAGGTGGTGAACTCCAAGGAGGTGGCCTCGGTGCAAACCGTCCCCGAAAAGGGGCAGGTGCGGGTCCTGGTGCGGCTGAAGGCCCCCGTGGAGGCGGCGACCCATCGCTACAGCGACCCCGAGCGCCTGGTGGTGGACCTGAGCCTTAAATCGTCCCCTCCTCCCCCCACTAAGCCCACAGACCCGCCCACCGCCAAAGCGCCCAAGCCTCCCCGGCCCGTGGTCCTCCTGGACCCTGGCCACGGGGGGGTGGACCCGGGGATGGTGGGGTACGTGGTGGAGAAGGAGGCGGTGCTGGACGTGGCCCTCAGGCTCAAGCGCTTTTTGGAGCGGGAAGGGATAGAGGTGCGCCTTACCCGGGACCGGGACATGCACCTCTCCCCGGACAAGCGGGAGGACCTTTCCCGGCGGGCGGCCATGGCGGATAGCTCCCAGGTCAATCTCTTCATATCCATCCACGTGAACGCCACCCCTACCCGCACCGCCCAGGGGGTGGAGGTCTTCTACTTCGGCCGGGCCCAGGACCCCCGGGTCTTGAGCCAGGTGATCCGGGAAAACGGCGGGGGGGACATCGGCCAAAGGCTTACCCGGGAGGCCCAAAGCGTCGCCGAGCGGATTCTCACGGACATCGTGGCCCAGGCTAACCAGCGCTACAGCCAGCGCTTGGCGGAAACCCTGGGGCGCAAGCTTTCCCAGGCCACGGGAAGCCCTTACCGGGGGAGTTTTCCTGGCGACCTTTTTGTCCTCCGCTACGCCAAGGTGCCGGCGGTCTTGGTGGAGATCGGTTTCGGCGACCATCCGGTGGAGGGGCGGAGGCTTGCCGACCCCGCGTACCGGGACAAGGTGGCCCAGGGGCTTTTGACAGGCATCCTCACCTTTTTGGCCAACGGGGCCTTTGCCCGCTAGAAGGGGAAGACCTCTAGGGCTTCTTTGGCTGTGGGGAAGCGCTTGGCGGGCTGCTTGGCCAGGAGGCGCCCTAAGAACGCCTCCTGCTCGGGTTCCAGGCCGGGGATGGGGGGGATCGCCCCCTTTAGGTGTCCCCAGAGCACCTCCTCCGGGGCCCCCACGAAGGGGTGTTCCCCGGCCAAAATCCAGTACAGGATGACCCCGGCAGCGTAGACGTCCGCCTCGGGGCCAGGGCTTTGCCCCAGGACCTGCTCGGGGGCCAGGTAGGGAAGGGTGCCCACCCGCAAGGGCTTTTTGAAGGCCTCCAGGGCGGGCCCCGAGAGGTCAAAGTCCACCAGCCTGGCCTCGTCCGTGCCCGCCACGATGATGTTTTCCGGCTTTACGTCCCGGTGGACCAGGCCTCTTTCGTGCATATGGGCGAGGGCGGAAAGGAGCTGGCGGAAGACCAAGAGGGCCCTCTTGCGTTCGGGGCGTCGGAGCATCCAGCGGCCCATTTCCTCCCCGGGGGCGTAGGCCAGGAGGAGGGCGGGGCCCTCCTCCAGGTCCAGGGCCTCGAGGACCGGGTTGATGTTGGGATGGGAAAGCCTCTGCCCCACCCATAGCTCCCGGTCCCTGCGGGCCTCTGCCCCCTTGGGAAAGACCTTGAGGGCGTAGGGGGTGCCGAAGCGGTCAAAGGCCAGGAAAACGCTTGCCAAGGCTCCCTGGCCCAGGAGCCGTATAACCCGGTACTTTTCCAGGAGCACCTTCCCGGTAAGGCTCACCCCCCTCACTATACCTGCCCCTCACCCCTTTCACCTGGGAGCCGGTAGGATTTTCCCGTGCGCGGGCTTGCCCTTTCGGGCGGCGGGGCCAGGGGCCTCGCCCATATCGGGGCCTTGGAGGTCTTTTTGGAGGCGGGGCTAGACTTCCAGGTGGTGGCGGGGACCAGCATGGGGGCCATCGTGGGGGCCTTGTTCGCTGCGGGGCTTTCCCCGGGGGAGATCCTGGCCATTGCCCAAAAAACCCCTTGGCTTGGTCTCCTGGGCCTTTCCCCCAGGGAAGGGATCTTCTCCCGGAAGAAGCTCAAGGACTTCTTGGCGGAGCACCTTCCCCCCACCTTCGCCGAGCTGAAGCGCCCCTTGGCGGTGACGGCGGTGGACGTGCGCTCGGGGAGGCTTTTATTCCTCACCCAAGGGGACCTGCCGAGCGCCGTCCTGGCCTCTGCTGCCTACCCGGGGCTTCTCGCCCCGGTGGAGCGGGAAGGGCGGCTCCTCTTTGACGGGGGAGTCTTGGACAACCTGCCCGTGGACGCCGCCCGCCTCCTGGGGGCCACGGAGGTGTACGCCGTGGACGTGACCCCGGAGCGCTCCCTAGAGGAAAGCCCCAGGGGGCTTTTGGCCCTGGCCCGGCGGGCGGTGGACCTGATGCAGCTCCACCTCACCTCCGTGCGCCTTAGCCTTTACGCCCCCGAGGTCTACGTGCGGCCCGCCCTTCCCGGGGTGGGTATAGAGGACTTCCGCCGCCTCGAGGAGATCGTAAAGGCGGGGCGCGAGGCGGCAAGGCGCGCCCTTGCGGGTAGAGTAGGAGGGGTATGAAGGCCTTCTGGGAATACCTTTTCAAGGAGTGGTTCCGCCAGGTGGGGGAGGCCCTTCTGGTGGCCTTCCTGGTCACCACCTTCGTCTTCACCACCGTGGGGGTGGTGGGCCAGAGCATGTTCCCCACCTTGAAAAACGGCGAAAGGGTCCT
The window above is part of the Thermus hydrothermalis genome. Proteins encoded here:
- a CDS encoding patatin-like phospholipase family protein, producing the protein MRGLALSGGGARGLAHIGALEVFLEAGLDFQVVAGTSMGAIVGALFAAGLSPGEILAIAQKTPWLGLLGLSPREGIFSRKKLKDFLAEHLPPTFAELKRPLAVTAVDVRSGRLLFLTQGDLPSAVLASAAYPGLLAPVEREGRLLFDGGVLDNLPVDAARLLGATEVYAVDVTPERSLEESPRGLLALARRAVDLMQLHLTSVRLSLYAPEVYVRPALPGVGIEDFRRLEEIVKAGREAARRALAGRVGGV
- a CDS encoding type III pantothenate kinase, with the translated sequence MLLAVDIGNTSTALGVFAGDELIAHFRIHTDRMRMESEYRVLLKNLFSLDGLPSPKAALLSSVVPPVEREMKEAIEKLFGIRAQVVDAESTGLQVLIDNPKEAGADRLVNAVGALGYPSPTGRYIVVDFGTATTFDLVEAPNRYLGGAITIGPQTAADALAARTAKLPRIDLVPPKGVVGKNTLDALRSGLVLGYAALVEGMVRRFKEEAGEALVIATGGFAGTLKDLCPSFDVVDEDLTLKGLLRIYKAQG
- a CDS encoding serine/threonine-protein kinase, whose product is MRGVSLTGKVLLEKYRVIRLLGQGALASVFLAFDRFGTPYALKVFPKGAEARRDRELWVGQRLSHPNINPVLEALDLEEGPALLLAYAPGEEMGRWMLRRPERKRALLVFRQLLSALAHMHERGLVHRDVKPENIIVAGTDEARLVDFDLSGPALEAFKKPLRVGTLPYLAPEQVLGQSPGPEADVYAAGVILYWILAGEHPFVGAPEEVLWGHLKGAIPPIPGLEPEQEAFLGRLLAKQPAKRFPTAKEALEVFPF
- a CDS encoding N-acetylmuramoyl-L-alanine amidase — its product is MRVLLLVFALVWSLAQAFPRIGVHEGFTRLVFDLPGKEVAYTLSQEGGLLVLLFKGVDAEAKDQVVNSKEVASVQTVPEKGQVRVLVRLKAPVEAATHRYSDPERLVVDLSLKSSPPPPTKPTDPPTAKAPKPPRPVVLLDPGHGGVDPGMVGYVVEKEAVLDVALRLKRFLEREGIEVRLTRDRDMHLSPDKREDLSRRAAMADSSQVNLFISIHVNATPTRTAQGVEVFYFGRAQDPRVLSQVIRENGGGDIGQRLTREAQSVAERILTDIVAQANQRYSQRLAETLGRKLSQATGSPYRGSFPGDLFVLRYAKVPAVLVEIGFGDHPVEGRRLADPAYRDKVAQGLLTGILTFLANGAFAR
- a CDS encoding OsmC family protein, whose amino-acid sequence is MTKKVVVHNIVGHRFLGVNEQGDKVMIDGDQPATGPRPMELLLMALGACTAYDVVDIMRKKKQPLARYRVEVEGVRAETHPRRYTHITVTHIASGPGVTLEALERAVHLSHTKYCSVSASLNAEITTRVVLEPWEEGEEG